One window of Peteryoungia desertarenae genomic DNA carries:
- a CDS encoding ABC transporter ATP-binding protein: MADVSLRGVKKQFGALSVIKGVDLDVKDGEFCVFVGPSGCGKSTLLRMIAGLEEISAGSLSIGGKEMTKFGPSERGVAMVFQSYALYPHMSVEENIGFGLKMTGHSKAVIAERTAAAAKMLQLEPLLKRKPGQLSGGQRQRVAIGRAIVRNPEVFLFDEPLSNLDAALRVQMRTELLKLHQDLKATMIYVTHDQVEAMTMADKIVVLSAGQIEQVGSPLELYHRPNNLFVAGFIGSPKMNFLKVQVKGEGQATTVQLAGATISIPTSGAALSDGEMTLGIRPEHIDAGGQGDVVIEATVKLAEYLGSETLFFVTLADGSELAVKADGLASEKPGQTLRLGINTKACHLFDKDGKAVINGDLTR, encoded by the coding sequence ATGGCTGACGTGAGCCTGCGTGGCGTCAAGAAACAGTTCGGCGCGCTCAGCGTCATCAAGGGTGTGGATCTCGACGTCAAGGACGGTGAGTTCTGCGTCTTCGTCGGCCCCTCCGGCTGTGGCAAATCCACGCTTCTGCGCATGATTGCGGGCCTTGAGGAGATCAGTGCCGGCAGCCTCTCCATCGGTGGCAAGGAAATGACAAAGTTCGGTCCATCCGAACGCGGTGTTGCCATGGTCTTCCAGTCCTATGCGCTTTATCCGCATATGTCTGTCGAGGAGAATATCGGCTTTGGCTTGAAGATGACGGGCCATTCGAAGGCGGTGATTGCAGAGCGAACGGCGGCGGCTGCAAAGATGTTGCAGCTTGAGCCCTTGTTGAAGCGCAAGCCTGGACAGCTATCAGGTGGTCAGCGTCAGCGTGTCGCCATCGGGCGTGCCATCGTCCGCAATCCGGAAGTCTTCCTTTTCGACGAACCGCTGTCGAACCTCGATGCGGCGCTCAGGGTGCAGATGCGAACGGAACTCCTGAAGCTGCATCAGGACCTGAAGGCGACGATGATTTACGTGACCCATGATCAGGTCGAAGCCATGACCATGGCGGACAAAATTGTGGTTCTATCCGCCGGTCAGATCGAGCAGGTCGGTTCGCCGCTCGAACTCTACCACCGCCCGAACAATCTCTTCGTCGCCGGCTTCATCGGCTCGCCGAAGATGAACTTCCTTAAGGTTCAGGTGAAAGGAGAGGGACAAGCAACGACCGTGCAGCTTGCGGGGGCGACGATCTCGATACCGACATCTGGTGCTGCCTTGTCAGATGGTGAGATGACGCTTGGCATCAGACCCGAACATATCGATGCAGGTGGGCAGGGCGATGTCGTCATCGAGGCGACTGTCAAGCTTGCCGAATATCTCGGTTCGGAGACGCTGTTCTTCGTCACACTTGCCGATGGCTCGGAGCTTGCGGTGAAGGCCGATGGTCTTGCCAGCGAAAAGCCCGGCCAGACGCTGCGCCTCGGCATCAATACCAAGGCCTGCCATCTGTTCGACAAGGACGGCAAGGCTGTCATCAATGGGGATCTGACACGATAA
- a CDS encoding beta-galactosidase gives MLGVCYYPEHWDESRWKTDARRMRELGISFVRIGEFAWSRLEPSRGSFTFEWLDRAIDVLHQAGLKVVLGTPTATPPKWLVDECPDIIPYDEQGRPRGFGSRRHYTFSSETWWKESARIVEIVAKRYGEHPGIVGWQTDNEYGCHDTTVSWGPEDLKSFKRWLRLRYQSTDQLNEAWGSVFWSMELSSFDDVALPNLTVTETNPATRLDFWRFHSDQVAAYDKMQCEIIRKHSPGRWVTHNFMGFVSDFDHFKVGDNLDLASWDSYPIGFVEKFPFAEEERNRWAETSHPDIAPYHHDLYRAVGKGRFWVMEQQPGPVNWAPWNPVPKPGMVRLWTWEALAHGADVVSYFRWRQAPFAQEQMHAGLNLPGLDEWSPGGKEAMQVSKELAALGALPETSQAPVALVFDYQSYWSTMIQPQGKDFRYEELCFRWYEALRHLGLNVDFVRPGASLEGYPLVVVPCMTEVTEAARAELEKATGVVVIGARTGSRDRNFRIPENLPPGPLGAFTGNRVIQVSSLRPGLSDGVSGAVSGHAIRWREYLETSASVLATFDNGDPALTEKGNVLYLACWADAGLLGDVLELATKKAGVATLRVPDFIRIRRRGDLFFAFNYGTEDWTLPEGVTPRLGGRVLEPQNLAIW, from the coding sequence ATGCTGGGCGTCTGCTACTATCCGGAACACTGGGACGAAAGCCGGTGGAAAACCGACGCGCGCCGGATGCGCGAACTCGGCATTTCCTTCGTGCGTATCGGCGAGTTTGCCTGGTCTCGTCTGGAGCCCTCGCGCGGCAGCTTCACCTTCGAATGGCTCGATCGGGCGATTGACGTATTGCATCAAGCGGGCCTGAAGGTCGTGCTCGGCACGCCGACGGCCACCCCGCCCAAGTGGCTGGTGGACGAATGCCCCGATATCATTCCCTATGACGAGCAGGGGCGCCCGCGCGGCTTCGGTTCGCGTCGTCACTACACCTTTTCATCGGAAACCTGGTGGAAGGAAAGTGCGCGGATCGTCGAGATCGTCGCCAAGCGCTATGGCGAGCACCCCGGCATTGTCGGCTGGCAGACGGACAATGAATATGGCTGCCACGACACGACGGTTTCCTGGGGTCCTGAAGATCTGAAGAGCTTCAAGCGCTGGCTGCGGCTGCGTTACCAGTCAACGGACCAGCTCAACGAAGCCTGGGGTTCGGTCTTCTGGTCGATGGAGCTTTCGAGCTTCGACGACGTCGCCCTGCCGAACCTGACGGTGACCGAGACGAACCCGGCGACCCGTCTCGACTTCTGGCGCTTCCATTCCGACCAGGTCGCAGCCTATGACAAGATGCAGTGCGAGATCATCCGCAAGCATTCGCCCGGTCGCTGGGTCACCCATAACTTCATGGGCTTCGTGTCCGACTTCGACCACTTCAAGGTCGGCGACAATCTCGATCTGGCCTCCTGGGACAGCTATCCGATCGGCTTCGTCGAGAAGTTCCCCTTCGCGGAAGAGGAGCGCAATCGCTGGGCCGAGACCTCGCATCCGGATATCGCGCCCTATCATCACGATCTCTACCGCGCCGTCGGCAAGGGGCGCTTCTGGGTGATGGAACAGCAGCCGGGTCCGGTGAACTGGGCGCCGTGGAACCCCGTGCCGAAGCCCGGCATGGTGCGTCTGTGGACATGGGAAGCTCTGGCGCATGGCGCTGACGTCGTGAGTTACTTTCGCTGGCGCCAGGCGCCGTTTGCGCAGGAACAGATGCATGCGGGCCTGAACCTCCCTGGCCTCGACGAATGGTCGCCGGGCGGCAAGGAGGCGATGCAGGTCTCCAAGGAGCTGGCGGCTCTCGGCGCGCTTCCCGAAACGAGCCAGGCACCTGTCGCGCTGGTCTTTGACTATCAGAGCTACTGGTCGACGATGATCCAGCCGCAGGGCAAGGATTTCCGCTACGAGGAACTCTGCTTCCGCTGGTACGAGGCGCTGCGCCATCTCGGCCTCAATGTCGATTTCGTCCGTCCTGGCGCGTCGCTCGAGGGCTATCCGCTGGTTGTCGTGCCCTGCATGACGGAAGTGACCGAAGCGGCACGCGCCGAGCTTGAAAAGGCTACGGGTGTCGTCGTGATCGGTGCGCGCACCGGTTCGCGCGACCGCAATTTCCGCATACCGGAAAACCTGCCGCCTGGTCCGCTGGGCGCATTCACGGGCAATCGGGTCATTCAGGTCTCCTCCCTGCGTCCGGGTCTCTCGGATGGCGTTTCCGGCGCGGTTTCGGGGCATGCGATCCGCTGGCGCGAATATCTGGAAACCTCGGCTTCAGTGCTCGCGACCTTCGACAACGGCGATCCGGCACTCACCGAGAAGGGCAATGTTCTCTATCTCGCCTGCTGGGCCGATGCTGGCCTTCTGGGCGATGTGCTGGAACTGGCAACCAAGAAGGCCGGTGTTGCGACGCTGCGCGTGCCCGACTTCATCCGCATTCGTCGTCGTGGTGACCTTTTCTTTGCCTTCAACTACGGAACCGAGGACTGGACGCTGCCTGAAGGTGTCACACCACGACTCGGTGGTCGCGTGCTGGAGCCACAGAATCTGGCAATCTGGTAG
- a CDS encoding ABC transporter substrate-binding protein, with translation MTFFKSLTGLALGAALFSTTAFAGEIVLNSNHSDPAPKKAMEDLIADFQAAHPGITVKWNNFDHEGYKSAIRNFLTADAPDVVAWFAGNRMEPFVTAGLFEDVTDVWDANGLNEQLKSAASAMTIDGKKWGVPYTYYQWGIYYRKDIFAEQGIEPPKTWAEFLAACEKLKAAGITPITIGTKALWPTGGWFDYLNLRVNGYEFHMELTAGKVPYTDPRVRATFEKWGELVNAGYFLESHAAIDWQDAIPQMVQGKAAMYLMGNFAVATMKDGGLTEDQIGFMQFPEITPGIPMAEDAPTDTFHIASGAKNKDDAKKFLAFVASPEAQAKMNATLGQLPVNNQAQKPEDVFLQQGFDMLSNAYALAQFYDRDANAEMAKAGMEAFQEFMVKPDRLDAILERLEKVRARVYN, from the coding sequence ATGACCTTTTTCAAAAGCCTGACTGGGCTTGCTCTCGGTGCTGCCCTGTTCTCGACCACCGCCTTCGCCGGTGAGATCGTTCTAAATTCAAACCATTCCGACCCTGCGCCGAAGAAGGCCATGGAAGATCTGATCGCGGATTTCCAGGCCGCCCATCCGGGTATTACCGTGAAGTGGAACAACTTCGACCATGAGGGCTACAAGTCCGCCATTCGCAACTTCCTGACTGCCGATGCGCCTGATGTTGTGGCCTGGTTTGCCGGAAATCGCATGGAGCCATTCGTCACGGCTGGCCTGTTCGAAGATGTCACCGACGTCTGGGATGCCAATGGGCTCAATGAACAGCTAAAGTCCGCAGCGTCTGCCATGACGATCGATGGCAAGAAGTGGGGCGTTCCCTATACCTACTACCAGTGGGGCATCTACTACCGCAAGGACATCTTCGCCGAGCAGGGCATCGAGCCGCCGAAGACCTGGGCCGAATTCCTGGCGGCCTGCGAGAAGCTCAAGGCCGCCGGTATCACCCCGATCACCATCGGCACCAAGGCGCTGTGGCCGACGGGCGGCTGGTTCGATTACCTGAACCTGCGCGTCAATGGCTATGAGTTCCACATGGAGCTGACGGCTGGCAAGGTTCCCTACACCGATCCTCGCGTTCGTGCGACTTTCGAAAAGTGGGGTGAACTGGTGAATGCCGGCTATTTCCTTGAGAGCCATGCGGCCATCGACTGGCAGGATGCCATTCCGCAGATGGTTCAGGGCAAGGCCGCCATGTATCTTATGGGCAACTTTGCCGTCGCCACGATGAAGGACGGTGGTCTGACCGAAGACCAGATCGGCTTCATGCAGTTCCCGGAAATCACCCCCGGTATACCGATGGCAGAAGATGCGCCGACCGACACCTTCCACATCGCGTCGGGCGCCAAGAACAAGGATGATGCCAAGAAGTTCCTGGCCTTCGTTGCATCGCCAGAGGCCCAGGCAAAGATGAATGCGACACTCGGCCAGCTGCCGGTCAACAACCAGGCCCAGAAGCCCGAGGACGTCTTCCTGCAGCAGGGTTTTGACATGCTCTCCAACGCCTATGCCCTGGCGCAGTTCTACGACCGCGACGCCAATGCGGAAATGGCGAAGGCCGGCATGGAAGCCTTCCAGGAATTCATGGTCAAGCCGGACCGGCTTGATGCCATCCTGGAGCGCCTCGAAAAGGTGCGTGCCCGCGTCTACAACTAA
- a CDS encoding YeiH family protein, with product MSSDHPVAPDAVPEQASAMSPAYWKLRFPGLAIAALIALASAFLSEHYGAPAMLLAILIGLALHFLAEDPRTLIGLEFAARVLLRLGIALLGLRISFDMFADLGFSVLAVLVGAVVLTITFGMVAARMAGQKTQFGVLTGGAVAICGASAAMAIAAVLPRRNKEEAERDMVFAVFGVTMLSTLAMILYPVIAAALGLNEAVTGLFLGATIHDVAQVVGAGFSVSEPTGEMAVLVKLIRVTLLAPVVLVIALAYRRSLPSGTKRPPIIPLFVVVFLALAALNSSVNLPDVVTEFAGGVSRWALLAAIAAVGVKTSLPKVMQVGRRAIGLLVAETLFLAALILIAVEVLPLDRLH from the coding sequence ATGTCATCCGATCATCCGGTCGCACCCGATGCCGTGCCGGAACAGGCCTCTGCCATGTCTCCCGCCTACTGGAAACTGAGGTTTCCGGGCCTTGCCATTGCCGCCTTGATCGCACTGGCGTCGGCTTTCCTGTCAGAGCATTACGGTGCTCCTGCAATGCTGCTGGCCATCCTGATCGGTCTGGCACTTCATTTCCTCGCCGAGGATCCACGGACCCTGATCGGCCTGGAATTTGCCGCGCGGGTTCTGCTGCGGCTCGGGATCGCGCTTCTCGGTCTGCGTATCAGTTTCGACATGTTTGCCGATCTCGGTTTTTCGGTTCTTGCCGTGCTTGTCGGGGCGGTGGTTCTGACAATCACTTTCGGCATGGTCGCAGCGCGTATGGCCGGCCAGAAGACACAGTTCGGAGTTCTGACTGGTGGCGCTGTTGCCATTTGTGGTGCATCGGCCGCCATGGCGATCGCGGCCGTCCTGCCTCGACGCAACAAGGAAGAGGCAGAACGTGACATGGTGTTTGCCGTTTTCGGTGTCACCATGCTGTCAACACTGGCGATGATCCTCTATCCGGTTATCGCTGCCGCGCTTGGTTTGAATGAGGCCGTGACGGGTCTTTTCCTGGGTGCCACGATCCATGACGTGGCGCAGGTGGTTGGTGCAGGCTTTTCCGTTTCCGAACCTACCGGTGAAATGGCGGTCCTGGTCAAGCTGATCCGAGTGACCCTGCTGGCTCCCGTAGTCCTCGTTATTGCGCTTGCCTATCGGCGCTCGCTGCCTTCCGGGACAAAACGCCCGCCGATCATCCCTCTCTTCGTCGTCGTTTTCCTCGCGCTTGCGGCTCTCAACTCATCCGTCAATTTACCGGACGTGGTCACGGAATTTGCTGGCGGTGTCTCCCGCTGGGCATTGCTGGCTGCGATTGCAGCAGTCGGGGTCAAGACCTCACTGCCCAAGGTCATGCAGGTCGGTCGCCGTGCCATCGGCCTGCTGGTCGCAGAAACGCTTTTCCTTGCTGCGTTGATCTTGATCGCGGTTGAAGTCCTGCCTCTCGACAGGTTGCACTAG
- a CDS encoding carbohydrate ABC transporter permease has protein sequence MFLIYVLVPIFQSIWISFHDWDGLGAKEWIGLQNYVELMDDDTFYVSLHNNVLWLVLYLLSIPAGLAVALFLNQTVTGIRLYKSLFFFPFVISQVVVGLMFTWFYAPNFGLFSQSIEWLTGTQVAVLADERYVTYAIIVAGLWPQTAYCMILYLTGLNNINTEQVEAARMDGAKGFKLLWYIILPQLAPATFIAMVVTVIGSLRSFDLVSIMTAGGPYGSSQVLSYFMYEQALSEYGFRMGYGAAIAVVLFLIMMVFISLFIVRMLSQERNA, from the coding sequence ATGTTTCTCATCTATGTTCTGGTTCCAATCTTTCAATCTATCTGGATCAGTTTTCATGACTGGGATGGGCTGGGTGCAAAGGAATGGATCGGCTTGCAGAACTATGTCGAGCTGATGGATGACGACACGTTCTATGTGTCGCTGCACAACAATGTCCTGTGGCTCGTTCTCTATCTTCTCTCGATCCCCGCAGGCCTTGCTGTTGCGCTGTTTCTCAACCAGACGGTAACCGGAATAAGGCTCTACAAATCCCTGTTCTTCTTCCCATTCGTGATCAGCCAGGTTGTTGTCGGCCTGATGTTCACCTGGTTCTACGCGCCGAATTTCGGACTTTTCTCGCAGTCGATCGAATGGCTGACGGGGACCCAGGTCGCCGTTCTCGCCGACGAGCGCTATGTGACCTATGCAATCATCGTTGCTGGCCTCTGGCCGCAGACCGCCTATTGCATGATCCTCTATCTGACCGGCCTCAACAACATTAACACCGAGCAGGTTGAAGCGGCACGGATGGATGGGGCCAAGGGTTTCAAACTCCTTTGGTACATCATCCTTCCGCAGCTCGCGCCGGCCACGTTCATTGCCATGGTCGTGACAGTCATTGGATCGCTGCGTTCATTCGATCTTGTCTCGATCATGACGGCCGGCGGTCCCTATGGCTCCAGTCAGGTTCTCTCCTATTTCATGTACGAGCAGGCGCTCTCGGAATATGGCTTCCGCATGGGTTATGGCGCGGCCATCGCCGTCGTCCTTTTCCTGATCATGATGGTCTTCATCTCTCTCTTCATCGTCCGCATGCTTTCGCAGGAAAGGAACGCCTGA
- a CDS encoding carbohydrate ABC transporter permease: MFPTPIQKASPLVRSGYKVMLPIALFLWLLPLIGVALTSVRPAGDLAAGNYFGIPSGFAGFENYSAVFQNSPIGYYILNSFKVTIPTVIGAVALSCLTGFALAVYKFKSNLFLFFLFVAGNFIPFQILMVPVRDLTLKMGFYDTTMGLVLFHVAFQTGFCTLFMRNFIKGLPFALIESARVEGVSEWQIFRHIVLPLMRPAIAALSVLVFTFVWNDYFWATVLVQGQHAMPVTAGLNALNGQWVAAWHLVSAGSIVAALPPVAMFFLMQKHFIAGLTLGATKG, encoded by the coding sequence ATGTTCCCGACCCCTATCCAGAAGGCGTCTCCGCTCGTCCGTTCCGGCTACAAGGTGATGCTGCCAATTGCGCTGTTCCTGTGGCTTCTGCCGCTGATTGGCGTCGCGCTAACGTCAGTGCGCCCGGCTGGCGATCTCGCTGCCGGCAACTATTTCGGCATTCCCTCAGGCTTTGCCGGCTTTGAGAACTATTCGGCAGTCTTCCAGAATTCACCAATCGGCTACTACATCCTGAATTCCTTCAAGGTGACAATTCCGACGGTGATCGGGGCCGTGGCGCTCTCCTGCCTCACCGGCTTCGCCCTGGCTGTCTACAAGTTCAAATCGAACCTCTTCCTCTTCTTCCTGTTCGTTGCCGGCAATTTCATTCCGTTCCAGATCCTGATGGTACCGGTTCGCGATCTGACCCTGAAAATGGGGTTCTACGACACGACGATGGGCCTGGTGCTTTTCCATGTCGCCTTCCAGACCGGTTTCTGTACCTTGTTCATGCGCAATTTCATCAAGGGACTGCCCTTTGCGCTCATTGAGTCGGCGCGTGTAGAAGGTGTCTCCGAATGGCAGATCTTCCGTCACATCGTGCTGCCGCTGATGCGGCCTGCGATTGCCGCTCTGTCTGTGCTGGTCTTCACTTTTGTCTGGAATGACTATTTCTGGGCAACCGTTCTGGTTCAGGGCCAGCATGCGATGCCGGTGACGGCGGGGCTCAACGCCTTGAATGGTCAATGGGTTGCAGCGTGGCATCTCGTGTCTGCGGGGTCCATTGTCGCGGCCCTGCCGCCGGTCGCGATGTTCTTCCTCATGCAGAAGCATTTCATCGCCGGGCTGACCCTTGGAGCGACAAAGGGATGA
- a CDS encoding helix-turn-helix domain-containing protein, with the protein MRDESVPVHPDSDPRHPLVVFGDHRFCAGEALAVQRMAGPHMHSQIELNFVLEGDMTYWFDGRELTIGAGRLSLFWGMIPHQVIDRREGTRFVCLYVPMSVFLGLASLSRFRDAVFRGAMIEALEVRPYDRDIFLRWREELLSGDVGLVEIVRNELTARVLRIERDGWRDLREEGSAIASLGASDSERVEHVERMLRYIAEHALEDISAEDVGRDAGLHPNYAMGIFKRAVGHTINQAIIRHRLDTAQSLLISTDLPITDVAFESGFGSVSRFYEAFAHRFVEKPTTFRKRMRSKSIMPA; encoded by the coding sequence ATGCGTGATGAGTCTGTGCCGGTTCACCCCGACAGTGACCCACGACACCCACTCGTCGTGTTTGGCGACCACCGTTTTTGTGCAGGAGAGGCGCTTGCCGTGCAGCGTATGGCTGGTCCGCATATGCATAGCCAGATCGAACTGAACTTTGTTCTCGAAGGCGATATGACCTATTGGTTTGACGGGCGCGAACTGACAATCGGCGCAGGCCGCCTTTCCCTCTTCTGGGGCATGATCCCCCACCAGGTCATTGACAGGCGGGAGGGTACGCGCTTTGTCTGCCTTTATGTACCGATGTCGGTCTTTCTCGGTCTGGCAAGCCTCAGCCGCTTTCGCGATGCCGTCTTTCGGGGGGCCATGATCGAGGCGCTCGAAGTACGCCCCTATGATCGGGACATCTTCCTACGCTGGCGCGAAGAGCTTCTATCCGGAGACGTTGGTCTTGTCGAAATCGTCCGAAATGAACTGACCGCACGTGTCCTGAGAATCGAGCGGGATGGCTGGCGGGACCTCCGGGAAGAAGGCTCGGCGATCGCCAGTCTCGGCGCGAGTGATAGCGAACGTGTCGAGCATGTAGAACGAATGCTGCGATATATTGCAGAACACGCACTCGAAGATATTTCAGCCGAAGATGTCGGGCGCGACGCGGGCCTGCACCCCAATTATGCCATGGGAATATTCAAGAGAGCTGTCGGCCACACAATCAATCAGGCAATCATCCGTCATCGACTCGACACGGCCCAGTCACTGCTCATCTCAACCGATTTGCCGATCACCGATGTTGCCTTTGAAAGCGGTTTTGGCTCGGTCTCCCGCTTCTACGAAGCATTTGCCCACAGGTTCGTCGAAAAACCGACGACGTTTCGCAAGCGCATGCGCTCCAAGAGCATCATGCCGGCATGA
- a CDS encoding alpha-galactosidase, whose protein sequence is MSEIVIIDSGQLALSLRLPELGMPEILSFGAEPVEADPLFEIERSSRVNGMDIAVPSNVLLPTGGMGFFGWPAIAGHRGGRDFVAQFGGWTVIRDGNQTVLKAVDSVARLGIAITLTAHDSGLISMATALSNLGEADYQLDRCMAATFLAPAGDVQVMSFTGIWGREFQTRRELLGNGTWIQESRRGRTSHDRFPMLFIESETQIFGVTLGFSGNHQMVIDRTDDGQRLVHLGELFEPGEIILAPGESYHSPIAYAGADSQDFHAFVRDELTQWPGGKMSPRPVTLNTWEGNYFDHQMDSLKAQATAAAELGIERFVLDDGWFGKRDNDTTSLGDWDIDARKYPDGLKPLVDHVTGLGMQFGIWFEPEMVNPVSELYKAHPDWALTIEGRPVLESRTQLVLDLTRPEVSDYLFGKIDAVLSNHAVSYIKWDMNRDLTHAAGRDGKAKTAAQTRAVYGLMDRIRAAHPNVEIESCASGGGRIDYGALKRTHRVWTSDCTDALERLEIQRGASVFVPPEILGSHISASPNHQTGRRHTIAFRALVAIAYHLGVELNPLELTDEERDELKVYIETYKRLRDLFHAPGASFRMEPLDGRYVWGAASAEKIVVIVAQGPQMVGEQPAPLRLPDHVTQFGGQWRIKTVLPAGPQFIRISEGQKALLSGAVTFALSSAGLSGLPLPMLTPESALLLELEPIKGGKTHG, encoded by the coding sequence ATGAGTGAGATCGTCATCATCGATTCGGGCCAGCTGGCGCTGAGCCTGCGCCTGCCGGAACTTGGCATGCCGGAGATCCTGTCCTTCGGCGCTGAACCCGTCGAAGCCGATCCCCTGTTCGAGATCGAGCGCTCCAGCCGGGTCAACGGCATGGACATCGCCGTGCCCTCGAATGTGCTGCTGCCGACGGGCGGCATGGGCTTCTTCGGCTGGCCGGCGATTGCAGGTCACCGCGGGGGCCGCGATTTCGTCGCGCAGTTCGGTGGCTGGACGGTCATTCGTGACGGCAATCAGACGGTGCTCAAAGCTGTCGATTCGGTCGCCAGGCTCGGCATCGCCATTACGCTCACCGCGCATGACTCCGGCCTGATCTCGATGGCGACGGCGTTAAGCAATCTGGGCGAGGCGGATTATCAGCTTGATCGCTGCATGGCGGCGACATTCCTGGCGCCGGCCGGCGATGTGCAGGTGATGAGCTTTACCGGCATCTGGGGGCGCGAGTTCCAGACGCGGCGCGAGCTTCTCGGCAATGGCACCTGGATCCAGGAAAGCCGGCGCGGGCGCACCTCGCATGATCGCTTTCCGATGCTGTTCATCGAAAGCGAGACCCAGATCTTCGGCGTGACGCTTGGCTTCAGCGGTAACCACCAGATGGTGATCGACCGCACCGATGACGGCCAGCGGCTGGTGCATCTCGGCGAGCTCTTCGAACCCGGCGAAATTATCCTTGCGCCGGGCGAAAGCTATCACAGTCCGATCGCCTATGCCGGAGCCGACAGCCAAGACTTCCATGCCTTTGTCCGTGACGAGCTGACCCAATGGCCCGGCGGCAAGATGAGCCCGCGCCCGGTGACGCTGAACACCTGGGAAGGCAATTACTTCGACCACCAGATGGACTCGCTGAAAGCCCAGGCAACAGCCGCTGCCGAACTCGGCATCGAGCGCTTCGTGCTCGACGACGGCTGGTTCGGCAAGCGTGACAACGACACGACCAGCCTTGGCGACTGGGATATCGATGCACGCAAATATCCCGATGGCCTGAAGCCGCTGGTGGATCACGTGACCGGGCTTGGCATGCAGTTCGGCATCTGGTTCGAGCCTGAGATGGTGAACCCGGTTTCGGAGCTCTACAAGGCGCATCCCGACTGGGCGCTGACGATCGAGGGCCGTCCGGTCCTCGAATCGCGCACCCAGCTGGTGCTGGATCTGACCCGTCCCGAAGTCTCCGACTATCTCTTCGGCAAGATCGATGCGGTGCTGTCGAACCATGCCGTCTCCTACATCAAGTGGGACATGAACCGTGATCTGACGCATGCGGCCGGTCGCGACGGCAAGGCGAAGACTGCCGCCCAGACCCGTGCCGTCTATGGGCTGATGGACCGCATTCGTGCCGCTCATCCCAATGTCGAAATCGAAAGCTGCGCCTCCGGTGGCGGACGTATCGATTACGGCGCCTTGAAGCGCACCCATCGCGTCTGGACGTCCGATTGCACGGATGCGCTGGAGCGGCTGGAAATCCAGCGCGGCGCTTCGGTCTTCGTGCCGCCGGAAATTCTTGGCAGCCATATCTCGGCCTCGCCGAACCATCAGACCGGTCGCCGCCACACGATTGCCTTCCGGGCGCTCGTCGCCATCGCCTATCATCTCGGCGTGGAGCTGAACCCGCTCGAACTCACCGATGAGGAACGCGACGAACTCAAGGTCTATATCGAGACCTACAAGCGGCTGCGCGATCTCTTCCATGCGCCCGGCGCCAGTTTCCGCATGGAACCGCTCGACGGTCGCTATGTCTGGGGTGCGGCTTCGGCCGAGAAAATCGTGGTGATCGTCGCGCAGGGGCCGCAGATGGTGGGCGAACAGCCAGCACCTCTGCGTCTGCCCGATCACGTGACGCAGTTTGGCGGCCAGTGGCGGATCAAGACCGTGCTGCCGGCAGGACCGCAATTCATCCGTATCTCCGAGGGCCAGAAAGCGCTGCTTTCCGGTGCCGTCACCTTCGCGCTTTCCAGTGCCGGACTTTCCGGCCTGCCGCTGCCGATGCTGACGCCCGAAAGCGCTCTTCTCCTCGAACTGGAACCGATCAAGGGAGGCAAGACCCATGGCTGA